A genomic stretch from Flavobacteriales bacterium includes:
- a CDS encoding bifunctional methionine sulfoxide reductase B/A protein — protein MNHSYFENLSPEEKRVIVDKGTEAPFTGEYDNFYEAGLFVCRACGNHLYDSSSKFDAGCGWPAFDKVKEGAIKKTSDFDLGYERTEITCAKCDGHLGHVFVGEKLTPENTRHCVNSISIRFIVDDKLKKATFAAGCFWGVEELFRSLKGVYSTDVGYIGGDTKNPTYKEVCYENTNHAEAVEILYDPKQIAYEELIQLFWENHNPTTLNRQGPDVGTQYRSAVFYHDDNQKEIAIKTMNELDGSGKFKEPIVTQIVPSEKFYRAEEYHQEYLYKRGKGSCGI, from the coding sequence ATGAATCACAGTTATTTTGAAAACTTAAGCCCTGAAGAAAAAAGAGTCATTGTTGATAAGGGTACTGAAGCCCCTTTCACTGGTGAGTACGACAATTTTTATGAGGCAGGTCTATTTGTATGCCGAGCTTGTGGCAATCATTTATACGATTCTTCTTCTAAGTTCGATGCCGGTTGTGGGTGGCCCGCTTTTGACAAAGTCAAAGAAGGAGCTATTAAGAAAACATCAGATTTTGATTTGGGTTACGAACGAACAGAAATTACTTGTGCCAAATGCGATGGGCACTTGGGACACGTTTTTGTGGGAGAAAAATTAACCCCAGAAAATACACGCCATTGTGTTAATAGTATCAGCATACGCTTTATAGTAGACGACAAATTGAAGAAAGCCACTTTTGCTGCTGGTTGCTTCTGGGGTGTTGAGGAGCTATTCCGTAGCTTGAAAGGTGTTTACTCTACCGATGTGGGCTATATTGGTGGTGATACCAAAAACCCGACATACAAAGAGGTCTGTTATGAAAACACCAATCATGCAGAAGCGGTAGAAATTCTCTATGATCCTAAGCAAATAGCTTACGAAGAATTGATACAACTCTTTTGGGAAAACCATAATCCTACTACCTTAAACCGCCAAGGTCCAGATGTAGGTACGCAATACCGTTCGGCCGTATTTTATCATGACGACAATCAGAAAGAAATAGCTATCAAAACAATGAATGAGTTAGATGGTTCTGGAAAATTTAAAGAGCCTATAGTCACTCAAATTGTTCCTTCAGAGAAGTTTTATAGAGCGGAAGAATACCACCAAGAATATTTATATAAAAGAGGAAAAGGCAGTTGTGGTATTTAA